Proteins encoded together in one Lachnospiraceae bacterium JLR.KK008 window:
- a CDS encoding GNAT family protein produces the protein MGQEMITGEHVILRPITDRDTDNIVRWRNSDHVRRNFIYQTLFTPESHREWLRDKVGTGIVEQFIIHSIDAGIDVGSVYLRDIDQTHRRAEFGIFIGEEAQMGHGIGSESIRLISRYGFEKLHLHKIFLRVLADNEIARKSYEKAGFMQEAYLKDEVCIRGIYKDLILMRMINPQEGYHG, from the coding sequence GTGGGACAGGAAATGATCACAGGAGAACATGTCATATTGCGGCCGATCACGGACAGAGACACAGACAATATTGTCCGCTGGCGCAACAGCGATCATGTGAGAAGAAACTTCATATATCAGACACTTTTCACACCGGAAAGCCACAGAGAATGGCTGCGCGATAAGGTGGGTACAGGCATTGTAGAACAGTTTATCATCCACAGTATTGACGCGGGTATCGATGTGGGCAGTGTCTATCTGCGGGATATTGATCAGACACACAGGCGTGCGGAGTTTGGGATCTTTATCGGTGAGGAAGCGCAGATGGGGCATGGGATCGGCTCGGAGAGCATCCGCCTGATTTCACGGTATGGATTTGAAAAGCTGCATCTGCATAAAATATTTCTGCGGGTACTTGCAGATAATGAGATTGCGAGGAAGTCCTATGAGAAAGCGGGGTTTATGCAGGAAGCGTATCTGAAAGACGAGGTATGTATCCGGGGGATCTATAAAGATCTCATATTGATGCGGATGATCAATCCGCAGGAGGGCTATCATGGATAG
- the rffA gene encoding dTDP-4-amino-4,6-dideoxygalactose transaminase has product MIVFNIPPYTGRELHYISQAVEKQKICGDGEFTGKCNRWLEERTGTGKCLLTTSCTHATELAALLAQIGPGDEVIMPSYTFVSTADAFVLRGATPVFVDIRPDTMNIDEKLIEAAVTEKTKAIVPVHYAGVACEMDTIMDIADRHHLFVIEDAAQGILSTYKGKALGTFGDFGAFSFHETKNYSMGEGGALLIRDEKYVEEAEILREKGTNRSKFFRGQIDKYTWVNFGSSYLPSDMNAAYLWAQLEMADEINDHRLALWNQYYEQLLPLQEKGLLELPTIPEHCVHNAHMFYIKAKDLQERTALLAFLKENGILSVFHYIPLHTAPAGLKFGRFHGDDNYTTKESERLCRLPMFYKLTSEEVAYITGKVKEFYRV; this is encoded by the coding sequence ATGATCGTATTTAATATTCCCCCCTATACGGGCAGAGAACTACATTACATCAGTCAGGCGGTGGAAAAGCAGAAAATCTGCGGCGACGGGGAATTTACAGGAAAGTGTAATCGCTGGCTGGAAGAGAGGACAGGCACGGGAAAGTGTCTGCTGACGACGTCCTGTACTCATGCGACCGAGCTGGCGGCACTTCTGGCGCAGATCGGACCGGGCGACGAAGTGATCATGCCTTCCTACACCTTTGTGTCCACGGCCGATGCCTTCGTGCTGCGGGGGGCGACGCCGGTGTTTGTCGACATCCGGCCGGATACGATGAATATCGATGAGAAGTTGATTGAAGCTGCAGTCACGGAGAAGACGAAAGCAATCGTCCCAGTCCATTATGCAGGTGTGGCCTGTGAGATGGACACGATTATGGACATCGCGGACCGGCATCATCTGTTCGTGATTGAGGACGCGGCGCAGGGGATTCTCTCCACGTATAAAGGAAAGGCGCTCGGTACATTCGGAGATTTCGGGGCATTCAGCTTCCATGAGACAAAAAATTACAGCATGGGCGAAGGCGGCGCGCTTCTGATCCGGGATGAAAAATATGTGGAGGAAGCGGAAATACTGAGAGAGAAGGGGACGAACCGCAGTAAATTTTTCCGTGGGCAGATCGACAAATATACGTGGGTCAACTTTGGGTCGTCTTATCTCCCGAGCGATATGAACGCGGCCTATCTCTGGGCGCAGTTAGAGATGGCGGACGAGATCAACGATCACAGGCTTGCTCTCTGGAATCAGTATTATGAGCAGCTTTTGCCATTACAGGAAAAAGGATTGCTGGAGCTGCCGACGATCCCTGAGCATTGCGTGCATAACGCCCACATGTTTTATATCAAAGCAAAAGACTTGCAGGAGCGGACGGCTCTGCTGGCCTTTTTGAAAGAGAACGGCATCTTGTCGGTATTTCATTATATTCCGCTGCACACGGCGCCGGCGGGACTGAAATTCGGCAGGTTCCACGGAGATGATAACTATACGACGAAAGAGAGCGAACGGCTCTGCCGGCTGCCGATGTTTTATAAGCTGACATCCGAAGAAGTCGCTTATATTACGGGGAAAGTGAAGGAGTTCTATCGCGTATGA
- a CDS encoding acyltransferase, which produces MKKREANFELLRIIAMLMIITMHYLDKGGILPVPETPQYGATGYLAWGLEAFCVCAVNVYVLISAYFLAESGYRPMKVVTLWLQVVFYCVGIAAVLVMAGVLPLPRLNVYQLMNYLFPVIEEHYWFVTAYILMALLAPLMNDTLRALPRKTYGQGICMLLLLLSVSKSILPVELPTDRLGYDAIWFLCLYMIGAYIRYHGAETAGGGQRFAGILFMKKPQPALAGYLLCSLAIFLSLCVVRAFYIRTGSLVRYINRQYHYNSMLCLLAAVFLFLAFRAVRIPEGKASAVICRIASASFGVYLIHEHMELRYRWPQWLGAGKSAHTPLFVLHWIISIVIVYAVCMMIDFGRQYLFEKIGKRTTSCL; this is translated from the coding sequence ATGAAGAAGCGGGAAGCGAATTTTGAATTACTGCGGATCATAGCGATGTTGATGATCATTACCATGCACTATCTGGATAAGGGCGGAATCCTGCCCGTGCCGGAGACGCCGCAGTATGGCGCGACAGGTTATCTGGCATGGGGGCTGGAAGCGTTCTGCGTCTGCGCCGTCAATGTATATGTGCTGATCAGCGCCTATTTTCTTGCGGAGAGCGGTTATCGTCCGATGAAAGTCGTAACGTTGTGGCTGCAGGTGGTCTTCTACTGTGTGGGGATCGCAGCGGTCCTGGTCATGGCGGGCGTCCTGCCGCTGCCTAGGCTGAACGTCTATCAGCTCATGAACTATCTGTTTCCGGTTATCGAGGAGCATTACTGGTTTGTCACGGCCTATATTCTGATGGCTCTGCTGGCGCCATTGATGAACGATACATTGCGTGCGCTGCCACGGAAAACATACGGGCAGGGGATTTGCATGTTACTGCTTTTGTTGTCTGTGAGTAAGAGCATTCTGCCGGTGGAATTACCGACTGACCGGCTCGGTTATGATGCGATCTGGTTTCTCTGTCTGTATATGATCGGCGCCTATATTCGCTATCACGGAGCGGAAACGGCGGGCGGCGGGCAGCGGTTTGCCGGGATACTTTTTATGAAAAAGCCGCAGCCTGCGCTGGCCGGTTATCTTCTGTGCAGTCTGGCTATTTTCTTGAGTCTGTGTGTCGTGCGGGCATTTTATATCAGGACAGGCAGTCTTGTGCGGTATATCAACAGACAATATCATTACAACAGTATGTTATGTCTGCTGGCGGCGGTTTTTCTCTTTCTGGCGTTCCGGGCAGTCCGGATACCGGAAGGGAAGGCTTCCGCTGTGATCTGCAGGATCGCTTCCGCCTCTTTCGGGGTCTATCTGATCCATGAGCATATGGAACTGCGCTATCGCTGGCCACAGTGGCTCGGGGCCGGGAAATCTGCTCATACGCCGCTGTTTGTGCTGCACTGGATCATCAGCATTGTGATCGTATACGCGGTGTGTATGATGATCGACTTTGGGAGACAATATCTGTTTGAGAAGATTGGAAAGAGGACGACATCATGTCTGTGA
- the pseG gene encoding UDP-2,4-diacetamido-2,4,6-trideoxy-beta-L-altropyranose hydrolase: protein MRVIIRADGNREIAMGHMMRCLSIADALRKAGAEVAFVTAGPETKALLAGRGYAHTVLETSYKEMETELPVFQRYVREFFHIQAPFSNTDRTFAGSSAWKERETWILVDSYFVTGHYMEELDRWAKTAYIDDMGKPVWPVDLLIDYNIYGDRLPYRQWYSESEISLPQKCLLGCRYAPLRAEFQGGRRSRVCDTVMDVLVTTGGGDQVNAAGKLCRRLAREKAQGRHRGIRYHIVCGPFSQQKKMLRALSGEEPEFIVHENVTEMAALMEKCDIAVSAAGSTMYELCSMRLPAVCFYFAENQRQMAECFDRLTEIRNAGNMALEEEKTLDNLLAALDRLEQDRDLRGRIREQMGRLTDGRGAERIAAALMADPERKAVYEPQRNEKDEEAGSEF, encoded by the coding sequence ATGCGTGTCATAATAAGGGCCGACGGCAACCGCGAGATCGCCATGGGACATATGATGCGCTGCCTTTCGATTGCTGACGCGCTGCGTAAGGCCGGTGCGGAAGTGGCCTTTGTCACGGCCGGGCCGGAGACGAAAGCACTGCTGGCAGGCAGGGGATATGCGCATACTGTGCTGGAGACTTCTTATAAAGAGATGGAGACGGAGCTGCCGGTCTTTCAGAGATATGTGCGGGAATTTTTCCACATCCAGGCGCCTTTTTCAAATACTGACCGGACATTTGCCGGAAGTTCTGCATGGAAAGAACGGGAGACATGGATTCTCGTTGACAGTTATTTTGTGACAGGGCATTATATGGAAGAGCTGGACAGATGGGCAAAGACGGCCTATATTGACGATATGGGAAAACCGGTCTGGCCGGTCGATCTGCTGATTGATTACAATATTTATGGAGACAGGCTGCCTTATCGGCAATGGTATTCTGAGTCGGAGATCTCTCTGCCGCAAAAATGTCTGCTTGGCTGCCGGTATGCGCCGCTGCGCGCAGAGTTTCAGGGCGGACGGCGAAGCCGGGTGTGTGATACGGTGATGGACGTACTCGTGACGACCGGTGGCGGCGATCAGGTCAATGCGGCGGGCAAACTGTGCCGCCGGCTGGCGCGGGAGAAAGCGCAGGGACGACATCGGGGCATCCGCTATCATATCGTATGCGGGCCTTTTTCGCAGCAGAAAAAGATGCTTCGGGCTCTCTCCGGGGAAGAGCCGGAATTTATCGTTCATGAGAATGTGACGGAAATGGCGGCTCTCATGGAGAAATGTGACATTGCTGTCAGCGCTGCCGGCAGCACAATGTATGAGCTGTGCAGTATGAGACTGCCGGCAGTATGCTTTTATTTTGCGGAAAACCAGCGGCAGATGGCGGAATGCTTTGACCGGTTGACAGAGATCAGAAATGCGGGCAATATGGCGCTGGAAGAAGAGAAAACGCTGGATAATCTGCTGGCGGCACTGGACAGATTGGAGCAGGACAGGGATCTGCGCGGCCGCATCCGGGAGCAGATGGGGCGGCTGACGGACGGCAGAGGCGCGGAGCGGATCGCGGCTGCGCTTATGGCTGATCCTGAACGGAAAGCGGTGTATGAGCCGCAGAGGAATGAAAAGGATGAAGAAGCGGGAAGCGAATTTTGA
- a CDS encoding PIG-L family deacetylase, translating into MNILVVAAHPDDEILGVGGAIAKHVEAGDKVCALILGEGQTSRFDRREEAGAKLLDQLHGDTQRAAAVLGIERVFFENFADNRFDSVDLLDIVKAVERRIRDLQPTVVYTHHGGDLNVDHQMTFRAVLTATRPMAGQPVKELYTFETVSSTEWNFEYGDAQFAPNVFMKLTEKQFERKLEAMKQYRTELCAYPHPRSLEMLRATAVRWGGVAGGRFVEAFEAVRIIKE; encoded by the coding sequence ATGAACATTTTGGTAGTGGCAGCCCACCCGGACGATGAAATACTCGGTGTGGGCGGCGCGATTGCGAAACATGTCGAGGCCGGCGACAAGGTCTGTGCTTTGATTCTCGGAGAGGGGCAGACTTCCCGCTTTGACCGGCGGGAGGAAGCCGGGGCAAAGCTGCTGGACCAGCTTCATGGAGACACGCAGCGGGCGGCGGCGGTGCTTGGCATTGAGCGGGTATTCTTTGAAAATTTTGCAGACAACCGCTTTGACAGTGTCGATCTGTTGGACATTGTCAAAGCAGTCGAACGCAGAATCCGCGATCTGCAGCCCACGGTCGTTTATACGCATCACGGAGGCGATCTGAATGTGGATCATCAGATGACATTCAGGGCGGTATTGACGGCCACACGTCCGATGGCGGGTCAGCCGGTGAAAGAGCTCTATACGTTCGAGACAGTGTCCTCTACGGAATGGAATTTTGAATACGGCGATGCACAGTTTGCGCCGAACGTATTTATGAAACTGACAGAAAAACAGTTTGAGAGGAAGCTGGAGGCCATGAAACAGTACCGGACAGAGCTGTGCGCCTACCCGCATCCCCGCTCGCTGGAAATGCTGCGGGCCACGGCAGTTCGATGGGGTGGAGTTGCCGGCGGCCGCTTTGTGGAGGCCTTTGAAGCAGTCCGGATTATCAAGGAGTGA
- a CDS encoding GNAT family N-acetyltransferase, translating to MKDIFLRRASLDDAELLFSWANDIDVRRNAFRQQEILWDEHVKWLKGKLQDENCRIYIGYITAETMADMTHMSEKPIGQIRLDSSDGTSEIDYSVVSAFRGRGYGTRLLEEAMRLAADGCRKFSACVKKSNPASMRVFEKCGFAMTQDRGDYVVLERECAKTADARRPSVVICTQKSWNIANAEKLRQQYEGKYDVHVITDKADLTTQTLQAVRPEYVFFPHWSYLIPEEIFGSYRCVVFHMTDLPYGRGGSPLQNLIVRGFTRTKLSALRVDQGIDTGDIYMKEDLELRGTADEILRRASDLIFRKMIPDLLANHPQPVPQRGEAVVFRRRKPEDGRLLPEMDEKTIYDYIRMLDGEGYPGAFVELGDYRLRFYEADCADGTVTARVRFEKRGK from the coding sequence ATGAAGGACATTTTCCTGAGAAGGGCATCGCTTGACGATGCGGAACTTTTGTTCTCCTGGGCCAATGACATCGATGTGAGGAGAAATGCGTTCCGGCAGCAGGAGATCCTGTGGGATGAGCATGTGAAATGGCTGAAAGGAAAACTGCAGGATGAAAATTGCCGGATCTATATCGGTTATATCACGGCGGAGACGATGGCTGATATGACACATATGTCAGAAAAACCGATCGGGCAGATCCGGCTGGACAGCAGTGACGGAACTTCGGAGATCGATTATTCTGTCGTCTCTGCGTTTCGTGGCAGAGGATACGGTACCAGACTGCTGGAAGAGGCAATGCGGCTGGCTGCCGATGGCTGCCGCAAATTCTCGGCCTGTGTGAAAAAAAGCAATCCGGCTTCTATGAGAGTGTTTGAAAAGTGCGGGTTTGCGATGACACAGGACAGAGGCGACTATGTCGTACTGGAGAGGGAATGTGCAAAGACAGCGGACGCCCGCCGGCCGTCGGTCGTGATCTGTACACAGAAATCATGGAATATTGCCAATGCTGAGAAACTGCGGCAGCAGTATGAAGGGAAATACGATGTACATGTGATAACGGACAAGGCGGATCTGACCACACAGACGCTTCAGGCAGTCAGACCGGAGTATGTTTTTTTCCCGCACTGGTCTTATCTCATACCGGAGGAGATATTCGGCAGTTACCGGTGTGTCGTCTTTCACATGACAGATCTTCCGTATGGCAGAGGCGGCAGCCCGCTGCAGAATCTGATCGTGAGAGGCTTTACGCGTACGAAGCTCTCGGCGCTGCGTGTGGACCAAGGGATCGATACGGGCGATATTTATATGAAAGAAGATCTGGAATTGCGGGGAACGGCGGACGAAATCCTGCGTCGGGCATCAGATCTGATCTTTCGGAAAATGATTCCTGATCTGCTCGCGAATCATCCGCAGCCTGTACCGCAGAGAGGCGAGGCGGTTGTGTTCCGGCGCAGGAAACCCGAGGACGGGAGACTGCTGCCGGAGATGGATGAGAAGACGATTTACGACTATATCCGGATGCTCGACGGAGAGGGATACCCGGGTGCGTTTGTGGAGCTGGGAGACTACAGGCTGCGGTTTTATGAGGCGGACTGTGCGGACGGGACAGTGACGGCCAGAGTCCGCTTTGAAAAGAGAGGGAAATAG
- the pseI gene encoding pseudaminic acid synthase, with product MNTITIKNRKVGDGEPVYIIAEMSANHAGSLQYAREIIHAAKEAGADCVKIQTYTADTMTIDCHNEYFNITEGTWKGENLYGLYQKAYTPWEWQAELKAEAEKVEVDFFSTPFDRTSVDFLESIGMEFYKIASFELVDIPLIRYVASKGKPVIMSTGMGTLQEITEAVEAVRAAGNSQLALLRCASAYPAISDNMNLAAMAELKKQFALPVGLSDHSAGSIGAVAAAAMGGSIIEKHFCLDRKIENPDASFSMEPDEFASMVRDVRAAERAIGQVTFGPTASEQGNLAFRRSIFVVADIRAGEALTPENIRIIRPSNGLEPKYYEQVLGKRAAADMKRGTPLQMEMIEK from the coding sequence ATGAACACAATAACGATAAAAAACAGAAAAGTCGGCGATGGAGAGCCGGTCTATATCATAGCGGAGATGTCGGCCAATCATGCCGGCAGTCTGCAATATGCCAGGGAGATCATTCATGCGGCGAAAGAGGCCGGGGCAGACTGTGTGAAAATACAGACTTATACGGCGGATACAATGACGATCGACTGTCACAATGAGTATTTCAACATAACCGAAGGGACTTGGAAGGGAGAAAACCTGTACGGCCTCTATCAGAAAGCCTATACGCCCTGGGAGTGGCAGGCGGAGCTGAAAGCAGAGGCAGAGAAAGTGGAAGTCGACTTCTTCTCGACGCCCTTTGACAGGACTTCGGTCGATTTTCTGGAGAGTATCGGCATGGAGTTTTACAAGATCGCCTCTTTTGAGTTGGTAGATATTCCGCTGATCCGCTATGTGGCTTCGAAAGGAAAGCCGGTCATTATGTCGACCGGTATGGGAACGCTGCAGGAGATCACGGAGGCGGTAGAGGCGGTGCGTGCGGCAGGAAACAGCCAGCTTGCCCTGCTGCGCTGTGCCAGCGCCTATCCGGCGATCTCGGACAATATGAATCTGGCGGCGATGGCAGAACTGAAAAAGCAGTTTGCTCTGCCGGTAGGCTTATCCGATCACTCTGCCGGTTCGATCGGAGCGGTGGCGGCGGCGGCCATGGGCGGCAGCATTATCGAGAAACATTTCTGCCTGGATCGGAAAATTGAAAATCCTGATGCGTCGTTTTCCATGGAGCCGGACGAGTTTGCGTCTATGGTGCGCGATGTGCGGGCGGCGGAGCGGGCCATCGGACAGGTGACGTTCGGCCCGACAGCGTCTGAGCAGGGGAATCTGGCATTCCGGCGCTCGATCTTTGTCGTGGCGGACATTCGTGCCGGAGAAGCGCTCACCCCTGAAAATATCCGCATCATCCGTCCGAGTAACGGACTGGAACCGAAATATTATGAACAGGTACTGGGTAAGCGGGCGGCAGCTGATATGAAGCGGGGGACACCGCTGCAGATGGAGATGATAGAGAAATGA
- the pseF gene encoding pseudaminic acid cytidylyltransferase, giving the protein MKERVAIITARGGSKRIPKKNIRLFCGKPILAYPVQAAVTSGLFTEVMVSTDSEEIAQAAREAGAKTPFMRSTETAGDYATTADVLLEVLTEYEKRGRTFETVCCIYPTAPFVTADKLKQAVALLEESSVDAVVPVVRFSFPPQRAFVIRDGLTVMKYPRHAASRSQDLEPYFHDCGQFYCMKTETFMEKRQIFTDRMLSIEMPEMEVQDIDNETDWELAELKYRIMQEHARETGHTNSGII; this is encoded by the coding sequence ATGAAAGAGCGGGTCGCTATCATTACTGCCAGGGGCGGCAGCAAGAGAATACCAAAGAAAAATATCCGTCTGTTTTGTGGGAAGCCGATTCTGGCGTACCCCGTGCAGGCGGCGGTTACCAGCGGACTGTTCACGGAAGTTATGGTCTCGACGGACAGCGAGGAGATTGCGCAGGCGGCAAGAGAGGCGGGGGCGAAGACGCCTTTTATGAGAAGCACAGAAACAGCGGGTGATTATGCCACGACGGCAGATGTGCTGCTGGAAGTATTGACGGAATATGAAAAGCGGGGCCGGACATTCGAGACGGTCTGCTGTATTTATCCGACCGCTCCCTTTGTGACTGCGGACAAGCTGAAGCAGGCGGTTGCACTGCTGGAGGAATCGTCCGTGGATGCGGTCGTACCGGTCGTACGGTTCTCATTTCCGCCGCAGCGTGCATTTGTCATACGGGACGGTCTGACTGTGATGAAGTATCCGCGGCATGCGGCCAGCCGTTCACAGGATCTGGAGCCGTACTTTCATGACTGTGGGCAGTTTTATTGTATGAAAACAGAGACATTTATGGAAAAAAGACAGATTTTTACGGATCGGATGTTGTCGATCGAGATGCCGGAGATGGAAGTACAGGACATCGACAATGAGACGGACTGGGAACTGGCGGAACTGAAATACCGGATCATGCAGGAACATGCAAGGGAAACGGGCCATACAAACAGTGGGATAATTTAA
- the pseC gene encoding UDP-4-amino-4,6-dideoxy-N-acetyl-beta-L-altrosamine transaminase codes for MERPAAEGGKPVRSTKLFYGHQYIDDADIQAVVKVLKSDFLTCGPEITKLEDRLCQLTGAKHAVLASNGTAALHMACQAAGIKEGDEVITTPITFAASANCALYCGAKPVFADINARTYNIDPHKVREQITERTKAVVAVDFTGQAAELEPLLELCHRDGIVLIEDGAHSIGTLYKGRPVGSISDMTTFSFHPVKTVTGGEGGAVLTNDDALYTKLKLYQTHGITREEALLQHPSHGGWYYEQVALGMNYRMTDMQAALINSQLDKLEYFIRRRKEIVERYNEAFRELPEIVVQEEIPESDTTRHLYILRIRPERLKIGRKAFFEAMAAENIFCNVHYIPVYWHPYYEKLGYEKGICPEAEKLYEEMLSLPLYYAMSDEDVEDVIMAVRKICTYYRK; via the coding sequence ATGGAAAGACCGGCAGCAGAGGGTGGTAAGCCAGTCAGAAGCACGAAATTATTTTATGGACATCAGTATATCGATGATGCGGACATACAGGCGGTCGTGAAGGTGCTGAAGAGCGATTTTCTTACATGCGGTCCTGAGATCACGAAGCTGGAGGACAGGCTGTGTCAGCTGACCGGTGCGAAACATGCGGTGCTGGCCAGCAATGGGACGGCGGCTCTGCACATGGCATGCCAGGCGGCAGGCATAAAGGAAGGCGACGAAGTGATTACGACGCCGATCACCTTTGCGGCCTCGGCGAACTGTGCACTGTACTGCGGGGCGAAACCGGTGTTTGCGGACATCAATGCCAGAACATATAATATTGATCCGCACAAGGTGCGGGAGCAGATCACGGAGCGGACGAAAGCGGTCGTGGCCGTAGATTTTACCGGACAGGCGGCGGAGCTTGAGCCGCTGCTGGAGCTCTGTCACAGAGACGGGATTGTTCTGATCGAGGATGGGGCGCATTCGATCGGCACGCTGTATAAGGGGCGGCCGGTCGGGTCGATCTCGGATATGACGACGTTCAGCTTTCATCCGGTGAAAACGGTAACCGGCGGCGAGGGCGGCGCGGTGCTGACGAATGACGATGCATTGTATACAAAGCTGAAACTCTATCAGACACATGGGATTACGAGGGAGGAGGCGCTTTTGCAGCATCCGTCTCACGGCGGCTGGTATTATGAACAGGTGGCGCTGGGTATGAATTATCGTATGACCGACATGCAGGCGGCGCTGATTAACAGTCAGTTGGATAAACTGGAGTATTTTATCCGCAGAAGAAAAGAAATCGTAGAGAGATATAACGAGGCATTCCGGGAGCTGCCGGAAATCGTCGTACAGGAGGAGATTCCGGAGTCCGACACGACAAGGCATCTGTATATTCTGCGCATCAGACCGGAACGGCTGAAGATCGGCCGTAAGGCGTTTTTCGAGGCGATGGCGGCAGAGAACATATTCTGTAACGTACATTATATCCCGGTCTACTGGCATCCTTATTATGAAAAACTGGGATATGAAAAGGGGATCTGCCCGGAGGCGGAAAAGCTGTATGAGGAGATGCTGAGCCTGCCTCTCTATTATGCCATGTCAGACGAAGATGTGGAGGATGTGATCATGGCTGTGCGGAAGATCTGTACGTATTATCGGAAATGA
- the pseB gene encoding UDP-N-acetylglucosamine 4,6-dehydratase (inverting), giving the protein MLNDKTILITGGTGSFGKCFTKYVLTHYDPKKIIIYSRDEFKQFIMQNEFKSLNEKNQLRFFIGDVRDKERLRRALEGVDYVIHAAALKQVPSCEYNPDEAIKTNIHGAQNVIDASLDAGCVKKVVALSTDKAVNPVNLYGGTKLVSDKLFIAANAYAGSKDISFSIVRYGNVAGSRGSVIPFFYNILQNGGKELPITDYRMTRFWISLTEGIELVVKALEEAKGGETFISKIPSFKVTDLAQAMLPGCVMPEVGIREGEKLHEIMVTVEDSMTTYEYDKHFIVYPQMVWSKSRVPQPTGKKVPEGFSYSSGSNSQWLSVEEIRELLKTVELEK; this is encoded by the coding sequence ATGTTAAACGATAAAACGATATTGATCACCGGAGGGACCGGGTCGTTTGGAAAATGTTTTACCAAATATGTACTGACGCATTATGATCCGAAGAAGATTATCATTTATTCCAGAGATGAGTTTAAGCAGTTTATCATGCAGAATGAATTTAAAAGTCTGAATGAGAAAAATCAGCTGCGCTTTTTCATCGGAGATGTGCGGGATAAAGAGCGCCTTCGGAGGGCGCTGGAAGGTGTGGACTATGTGATCCACGCGGCGGCGCTCAAACAGGTGCCGTCCTGTGAATACAATCCGGACGAGGCGATCAAGACGAATATCCACGGCGCACAAAACGTGATTGATGCGTCGCTGGATGCCGGCTGTGTGAAAAAAGTGGTGGCTCTGTCCACCGACAAGGCGGTCAATCCGGTAAATCTGTACGGCGGTACGAAACTGGTGTCGGACAAACTGTTTATCGCGGCCAATGCCTATGCCGGTTCCAAAGATATTAGTTTTTCCATTGTCAGATACGGCAATGTGGCCGGAAGCAGAGGCTCCGTCATTCCGTTCTTTTACAATATTCTGCAAAACGGCGGCAAGGAGCTGCCGATCACCGATTATCGGATGACCCGTTTCTGGATCAGTCTGACCGAGGGCATAGAGCTCGTAGTCAAGGCGCTGGAGGAGGCAAAAGGCGGAGAGACCTTTATCTCCAAGATTCCGTCCTTTAAAGTCACTGATCTGGCACAGGCAATGCTGCCTGGCTGTGTGATGCCGGAAGTGGGAATCCGCGAAGGAGAAAAGCTCCATGAGATCATGGTGACAGTGGAAGACTCCATGACGACCTATGAGTATGACAAGCATTTTATCGTATATCCGCAGATGGTGTGGAGCAAGAGCAGGGTACCCCAGCCCACGGGGAAAAAGGTGCCGGAAGGATTCTCTTACAGCTCCGGCAGCAACAGCCAGTGGCTGAGTGTGGAGGAGATCAGAGAGCTTTTGAAAACTGTGGAATTGGAAAAATAG